The following are from one region of the Pseudodesulfovibrio piezophilus C1TLV30 genome:
- a CDS encoding metallophosphoesterase family protein, producing the protein MPKLAVMSDPHANLEALSRVFADIDAHGVDDVFCLGDLIGYGPQPQECCDLVRKRNVTLIQGNHEQGLINIYHLNGFNQPARDALRWTRQAISDATYEWLVSHPKSHVAYGCRFVHGTPPDSATRYIWKYKDTMATVFAAYAEKICFVGHTHDLMRFTSKNGKASSPLLLPEGETVLEPETRHLINVGAVGQPRDGNNNAKYVLYDTDKHAVTVRFIPYDIKKTADLIRSHGLHRAFADRLW; encoded by the coding sequence ATGCCAAAACTCGCTGTCATGTCCGATCCCCATGCCAACCTGGAAGCCCTGTCACGGGTATTTGCCGATATCGATGCACACGGCGTCGATGATGTCTTTTGCCTGGGCGATCTGATTGGATATGGCCCGCAACCACAGGAGTGTTGTGATCTGGTCCGGAAAAGGAATGTGACGCTTATCCAAGGCAACCATGAACAGGGGCTGATCAATATCTACCACCTGAACGGTTTCAATCAACCGGCACGCGATGCCCTGCGCTGGACCCGCCAGGCCATCAGTGACGCAACCTACGAATGGCTTGTCTCCCACCCCAAAAGCCATGTGGCCTACGGATGCCGTTTTGTGCATGGCACCCCCCCGGATTCCGCCACACGGTATATATGGAAATACAAGGACACCATGGCAACTGTCTTTGCCGCCTATGCCGAGAAGATATGTTTTGTGGGTCACACACATGACCTGATGCGATTTACTTCGAAGAACGGCAAGGCTTCGAGTCCTCTTCTCCTTCCGGAAGGAGAGACCGTTCTGGAACCGGAAACCCGCCACCTGATCAATGTCGGGGCTGTCGGGCAACCTCGGGATGGAAACAACAACGCCAAATACGTGCTCTATGATACGGACAAACACGCCGTTACCGTGCGTTTTATCCCGTATGACATTAAAAAAACGGCAGACCTCATCCGATCCCATGGACTGCATCGCGCCTTTGCCGATCGACTCTGGTAA
- a CDS encoding histidine phosphatase family protein: MTTFFCMRHGQTDWNQDKRIQGHTDTELNETGREMARQWGKALADNSFDCILTSPLLRASLTADLVNEALGTLPLHTDARLMEQDWGQWTGLTKAELAEIRKQVKTQEYKGFEFRPPAGESRNEVLMRVCDAFLEFADDHAGKKVLVITHNGVLKVLTYALSGLDFMPDDTPPIKPGCLHRIESFENELALGEINMEL, from the coding sequence ATGACCACTTTTTTCTGTATGAGACACGGCCAGACCGACTGGAACCAGGATAAACGAATCCAGGGGCACACCGATACGGAACTCAATGAAACAGGACGCGAAATGGCTCGCCAATGGGGGAAAGCTCTTGCTGACAACTCGTTTGACTGCATTCTGACCAGCCCGCTCCTGCGCGCCTCGCTCACCGCCGATCTCGTGAACGAGGCACTGGGCACCCTGCCTCTCCATACGGATGCCCGTCTCATGGAACAGGATTGGGGACAATGGACCGGTCTGACCAAGGCAGAGCTGGCCGAAATTCGCAAGCAAGTCAAAACACAGGAATACAAAGGTTTCGAATTCCGCCCACCCGCAGGAGAAAGCCGTAATGAAGTCCTTATGCGCGTCTGTGATGCCTTCTTGGAGTTCGCAGATGATCATGCCGGGAAAAAAGTCCTCGTGATCACCCACAACGGTGTGCTCAAAGTCCTGACTTACGCCTTATCCGGGCTGGACTTCATGCCCGATGACACTCCTCCCATTAAGCCCGGGTGTCTCCACCGAATCGAGAGCTTCGAAAATGAACTTGCCCTGGGCGAAATAAACATGGAGCTCTAA
- the era gene encoding GTPase Era encodes MHKFGTVALIGPPNAGKSTLMNQYLGQKVAIVSPRPQTTRNRISGILTNEDAQIVFLDTPGIHQLRGKMNRFLLESAWNALAGSDVVVVLVDAGLYASKPHLLDKEIKPLVQPVAESGRPVLVAVNKIDRVKDKPAMLPVMAKLGELWPEAEFIPVSALRGQGTQELLARVLDFLPEGAPMFPEDQVSTAPVRFMAAEIIREKLFYSLRQELPYTTAVEIEAWDEQSRPGMALVNAVIYTAQKNHKGMIIGKQGANLKKIGSEARLEIAELLGCKVHLELWVKVRAGWTEDPGFLRAMGLGE; translated from the coding sequence ATGCACAAGTTTGGAACAGTGGCCCTCATCGGCCCGCCCAATGCGGGGAAAAGCACGCTCATGAATCAATATCTGGGGCAGAAGGTGGCTATTGTGTCACCCCGGCCGCAGACCACCCGCAATCGCATCAGCGGCATTCTGACCAACGAAGACGCACAGATCGTTTTTCTGGATACTCCCGGAATTCATCAGCTGCGTGGCAAGATGAATCGATTCCTGCTGGAATCTGCCTGGAATGCTCTGGCCGGGTCGGATGTTGTCGTCGTGCTTGTGGACGCAGGGCTGTATGCATCCAAGCCGCATTTGCTGGATAAAGAGATCAAGCCGCTGGTCCAGCCTGTGGCCGAGTCCGGTCGGCCCGTGCTGGTGGCGGTGAACAAGATTGACCGGGTCAAGGACAAGCCCGCAATGTTGCCGGTCATGGCAAAGCTCGGGGAGCTCTGGCCCGAGGCCGAATTTATCCCTGTGTCCGCTCTGCGTGGGCAAGGTACTCAGGAGTTGCTGGCCCGTGTGCTCGATTTTCTCCCTGAAGGTGCGCCGATGTTTCCGGAGGATCAGGTCTCCACTGCCCCGGTTCGCTTCATGGCTGCCGAGATTATTCGGGAAAAGCTTTTCTATTCCCTGCGACAGGAACTCCCCTATACAACTGCGGTAGAGATAGAGGCGTGGGACGAACAGTCTCGGCCGGGGATGGCCCTGGTCAACGCGGTCATCTATACCGCCCAGAAAAATCACAAGGGCATGATCATCGGCAAGCAGGGGGCGAATCTCAAGAAGATAGGCTCTGAAGCCCGGCTGGAAATCGCTGAACTGCTCGGCTGCAAGGTGCATCTGGAGTTGTGGGTCAAGGTCCGGGCGGGCTGGACGGAAGATCCGGGATTTCTGCGTGCCATGGGGCTTGGAGAATAA
- a CDS encoding methylenetetrahydrofolate reductase, whose protein sequence is MHIPDMIQELERPFISVELLPPRQDREQNAFWNAVETMKTMNPLFTAVTCGAGGSGSMGTLKTSCELVQGHGLTVMPHVTCVHSQLSGLKRHLENIQIGGIRNVLAVRGDYPAGVESAPEGLRYASDLVERIGELAPDVAVGVAAYPDGHPESKSILEDIRFLKHKLDAGAAFGVTQLFFDNRRYFDMIDRLAAMGCNKPVIPSILPVRSMGQIKRVMELCDAPVPGKFLHAIEAAHAKGGDDAVKEYGIGMAADQISSLLENGAPGVHLYPFNRAEMCVEVMQRAGLAA, encoded by the coding sequence ATGCATATTCCTGACATGATACAAGAGTTGGAACGACCATTTATTTCAGTGGAATTATTACCACCGAGACAGGATAGAGAGCAGAACGCATTTTGGAATGCGGTTGAAACAATGAAAACGATGAACCCGCTTTTCACGGCAGTGACCTGTGGTGCCGGAGGGTCGGGATCAATGGGAACGCTCAAGACTTCATGCGAATTGGTGCAAGGACATGGGCTGACCGTCATGCCACATGTGACGTGTGTTCATTCACAATTAAGCGGCTTGAAACGCCACCTGGAGAACATTCAGATTGGTGGCATACGCAATGTCCTGGCAGTCCGTGGCGACTACCCGGCAGGCGTGGAATCCGCTCCAGAGGGGTTACGGTATGCATCGGATCTGGTGGAACGGATAGGTGAACTTGCGCCGGATGTGGCAGTCGGTGTGGCTGCATACCCTGACGGACACCCGGAATCCAAATCAATACTGGAAGATATCAGGTTTCTCAAACACAAGCTGGATGCCGGTGCTGCATTTGGTGTGACACAACTTTTTTTTGATAACCGCCGCTATTTTGATATGATCGACAGACTGGCCGCCATGGGGTGCAACAAACCGGTGATTCCTTCTATCCTGCCGGTTCGCAGCATGGGCCAAATCAAACGGGTCATGGAACTGTGTGACGCGCCGGTTCCGGGAAAATTCCTGCATGCAATCGAAGCAGCCCATGCCAAGGGTGGCGATGACGCGGTCAAGGAATACGGTATTGGCATGGCGGCGGACCAAATATCGAGCCTACTGGAAAACGGTGCCCCCGGAGTCCATCTTTATCCATTCAATCGAGCTGAAATGTGCGTTGAAGTCATGCAGAGAGCCGGACTGGCGGCATAG
- a CDS encoding EF-hand domain-containing protein: MPLLTTPSMAAESNTNYNVRFASLDVNSDGFMAKSEFIVAFSNGDMAVFATADSNKDGSVSREEWERFKTENKS; this comes from the coding sequence ATGCCCTTGCTCACAACGCCCTCCATGGCGGCCGAATCGAATACCAATTACAACGTTCGATTCGCTTCCCTGGATGTGAATAGTGATGGCTTCATGGCAAAAAGCGAATTCATCGTCGCGTTTTCCAATGGCGATATGGCTGTCTTTGCCACTGCCGACAGCAATAAAGACGGCTCTGTTTCCCGTGAGGAATGGGAACGATTCAAAACAGAAAACAAATCATAA
- a CDS encoding DnaJ family domain-containing protein, which translates to MSFLSQIVAEERIRQDMEKGGFDNLEGMGKPLKPDEAQHLPPELRLAYRMLKSGGFVPPALAEEQEINRTIDLLAGMEDEGERYRQMHKLHVMIMKMNEGRGRAVNLEASDDYYRRIVEKVRIAEDRFKKDV; encoded by the coding sequence ATGTCATTTTTATCCCAGATAGTAGCCGAGGAACGTATCCGACAGGACATGGAAAAGGGCGGGTTTGACAACCTCGAAGGCATGGGAAAACCGCTGAAGCCGGATGAAGCGCAGCACCTGCCCCCGGAATTGCGTCTGGCTTATCGAATGCTCAAAAGTGGCGGATTTGTCCCTCCGGCCCTGGCCGAAGAGCAGGAGATCAATCGAACGATCGATCTTCTGGCGGGCATGGAGGACGAAGGCGAACGATATCGTCAGATGCACAAGCTGCATGTCATGATCATGAAGATGAACGAAGGGCGCGGGCGGGCGGTCAACCTGGAAGCGTCGGATGACTATTATCGCCGGATTGTGGAAAAGGTCAGGATTGCCGAAGACCGGTTCAAGAAAGATGTTTGA
- a CDS encoding metal-sensitive transcriptional regulator, translating into MDQDSNEVEQEQIKKNVLSRMKRIEGQVRGIQRMIESGKECEDILVQVRAVRSALQSANKLILKRYMLKCHAEASEGNSQEESLEKFIQLLTGFIEG; encoded by the coding sequence ATGGACCAAGACAGCAATGAAGTGGAACAGGAACAGATAAAAAAAAATGTTCTGTCCCGAATGAAACGCATTGAAGGACAAGTACGTGGCATCCAACGCATGATTGAAAGCGGCAAGGAATGCGAGGATATTCTCGTCCAGGTCAGGGCTGTTCGATCCGCCCTGCAGTCAGCCAACAAGCTGATCCTCAAACGGTATATGCTCAAATGCCATGCCGAGGCCTCGGAAGGAAACAGCCAGGAAGAATCCCTGGAAAAATTCATACAATTGCTGACCGGCTTTATTGAAGGCTAA
- a CDS encoding sigma-54 dependent transcriptional regulator, which yields MSARTVLFIAEPQSVTAIFPTLQEAGLQAGLADNITGALGFIRKSKPCLVFCRPSLQGFDAAVLLEHAGTTEGFPPVVVFSATGSAEEATRFLELGARDFWLEPLAWEKIKLVLPPKEPDPEPEPEPESRPKPASQAANASGMAGKFQIIGRHEAVLRVLSLAKRVAKSKATVLISGESGTGKEMFARYLHHNSDRADKAFVAINCAALPEHLLESELFGHEKGAFTGAINRKLGKFELANGGTILLDEITEMDLGLQAKLLRVLQESEFDRVGGVETVKVDVRVLATTNRDIEGSVRDNSFRQDLFYRLNVIPLKLPALGERGDDVLLLAEYFTNKFSATYGLGQLAFTEDAKQWLTGYEWPGNVRELQNLMERAVLLAGEGPIQPRHFLMGDDQWFPDDLAGVDADQRAVSEAPPPASAAEALSVMPIHEMEKRLILKSLEETTGNRTRAAELLGISVRTLRNKLNEYKKQGLDV from the coding sequence ATGTCGGCTCGAACAGTACTCTTCATTGCGGAACCCCAGTCCGTCACAGCCATATTTCCCACTCTTCAGGAGGCGGGCCTTCAGGCAGGGTTAGCCGATAATATTACTGGTGCGCTTGGATTTATCCGAAAATCCAAACCGTGTCTCGTTTTTTGCCGCCCCTCGTTGCAGGGGTTTGATGCCGCTGTTTTGTTGGAGCATGCAGGCACAACTGAAGGTTTCCCGCCGGTCGTGGTCTTTTCCGCCACGGGAAGTGCCGAGGAAGCGACCCGGTTTCTGGAGCTTGGAGCCCGTGATTTTTGGCTGGAACCACTCGCATGGGAGAAGATCAAGTTGGTACTGCCTCCGAAAGAGCCGGACCCGGAACCTGAGCCGGAGCCTGAATCCAGGCCCAAGCCTGCCTCTCAGGCTGCGAACGCTTCCGGCATGGCCGGAAAGTTTCAGATCATCGGGCGGCACGAGGCCGTGCTTCGAGTTCTCTCGCTAGCCAAACGTGTGGCCAAATCCAAGGCCACGGTGCTTATTTCCGGCGAATCCGGGACAGGTAAGGAAATGTTCGCCCGCTATCTGCACCATAATTCTGACCGGGCAGACAAGGCGTTTGTTGCCATCAACTGTGCGGCCCTGCCTGAGCATTTGCTGGAATCCGAACTGTTCGGACACGAAAAGGGGGCGTTCACCGGGGCCATCAATCGTAAGCTCGGTAAATTCGAGTTGGCCAATGGCGGCACCATCCTGCTGGACGAAATCACCGAAATGGACCTTGGGCTTCAGGCCAAGCTTTTGCGTGTGTTGCAGGAATCGGAATTTGACCGGGTGGGCGGCGTGGAGACTGTCAAGGTGGATGTCCGGGTTCTGGCCACCACGAACCGTGATATCGAAGGGTCGGTTCGGGACAACTCCTTTCGCCAGGATCTCTTTTATCGGCTCAATGTGATCCCGCTCAAACTGCCCGCGCTTGGGGAACGGGGCGATGACGTTCTGCTTCTGGCCGAGTATTTTACCAACAAATTTTCAGCCACCTATGGGCTGGGTCAACTGGCCTTTACCGAGGATGCCAAGCAATGGCTGACCGGGTATGAGTGGCCGGGCAATGTGCGTGAATTGCAGAATCTCATGGAGCGTGCAGTGCTTCTGGCCGGGGAAGGGCCGATTCAGCCCAGACATTTTCTTATGGGGGATGATCAATGGTTCCCGGATGATCTGGCCGGGGTGGATGCGGATCAGCGCGCCGTCAGCGAAGCACCACCGCCTGCTTCTGCTGCGGAAGCTCTTTCTGTCATGCCTATTCATGAGATGGAGAAAAGGCTGATTCTCAAGTCCTTGGAAGAGACCACGGGGAACCGGACCCGCGCAGCCGAATTATTGGGCATTTCTGTGCGTACTCTACGCAACAAGCTGAATGAATACAAAAAACAAGGGCTGGACGTTTAG
- a CDS encoding ATP-binding protein, with translation MPKKGEGGSVTILHAVLYGFAGDGGTLKKSVAVWLFLLLFLVSQASAHESDHITVALLREYPPLYMTDRAGSPEGLAFELFSRVAGKLDMNFDIVFVDDWDSALEAVRSGTADVVPGIGMSVSRQAEFFFSEPYITTGVFCFVHQESSDIRELGDLNGRPTAVLEECVSRLPTVDWEGVPLVPSDNLDQALFDLLSGKVEALVAPEMVVVEKMRHLGLDGKIEAIGPSLMTIRRGFLFRKDESVLATRMSAVLTGIVTSPDFINALERWQLPSPPFWGRGVVVAVGSFVFLSTFLLLVGWRSRSLATLTRKLRASRDDQVEALKQLRRSEERLNRAQEIASFGSFERDLKTGIGHWSQGLRMLLGYPCDAETPPFQDFVERIHPEDLDMYLEGLNSLSPETPYQIVEIRFRPFDNGEYRYAYSWYCSEYDDNGVPLKRLGVIQDITGRKKIEAELHQAKTRAEEANRAKSEFLANMSHELRTPLNGAMGMLQLLGMEDLDAEHREYVETALTSCRNLTQLLSDILDLSKVEAGKMELVSERFFLGEVLQSVQETFAYVAEEKKVAFEFEQAADAPGCVEGDPARLRQILFNLVGNALKFTSQGFVRVEVSPVSEICSGECRVLFSVVDTGIGIADDMIDKVFGAFTQVDGASTRQFQGTGLGLHIVKRLAELMGGHICVESEKGRGTSIHFVLTFKMMESESNACILNPVEAYAPLEHGRHILVAEDERTNRIAICKFLERLGHHVQWVADGEQALLKLAEDDFDLILMDIQMPKLNGIEATRRIRQGSHLGRKQHIPIVALTAHAMSGDRELFLREGMDDYLAKPVDIQELEQILARLLGKSETLTR, from the coding sequence ATGCCTAAAAAAGGTGAGGGGGGGAGTGTGACGATCTTGCATGCGGTCTTGTATGGTTTTGCAGGAGATGGAGGGACTCTGAAAAAGAGCGTCGCTGTCTGGCTGTTTCTTCTTCTCTTTCTGGTTTCTCAGGCATCGGCCCATGAGTCGGATCATATTACAGTCGCCTTGTTGAGAGAGTATCCTCCTCTTTACATGACAGATCGTGCGGGCAGCCCGGAAGGACTGGCCTTTGAACTCTTCTCTCGGGTCGCCGGGAAACTCGACATGAATTTTGATATCGTGTTTGTCGATGACTGGGACTCGGCGCTCGAAGCTGTTCGGTCCGGGACCGCGGATGTGGTTCCGGGTATTGGTATGAGTGTGTCACGCCAGGCGGAATTTTTCTTTTCAGAACCTTACATCACGACAGGTGTCTTTTGCTTCGTGCATCAGGAGAGCAGTGATATCAGGGAACTGGGGGACTTGAATGGTCGTCCGACCGCTGTTCTTGAAGAATGTGTGAGCAGACTACCAACAGTTGACTGGGAAGGTGTCCCTCTCGTGCCTTCGGACAATCTCGACCAAGCCCTTTTCGATCTGCTCTCAGGCAAGGTGGAAGCTCTGGTTGCCCCGGAGATGGTTGTGGTGGAAAAGATGCGCCATCTCGGATTGGATGGGAAAATAGAGGCCATTGGTCCCAGTCTGATGACAATCCGGCGAGGGTTTCTGTTTCGCAAGGACGAGAGCGTGCTGGCTACTCGCATGAGCGCTGTGCTCACAGGGATTGTTACTTCGCCCGATTTTATCAATGCCCTTGAAAGGTGGCAGTTGCCCAGTCCTCCTTTTTGGGGGAGAGGGGTGGTCGTTGCTGTAGGCTCATTTGTTTTTCTCTCGACCTTTCTTCTGCTTGTGGGATGGCGCTCCCGTTCACTGGCGACACTCACACGAAAGCTGCGGGCGAGCAGGGATGACCAGGTCGAGGCTCTGAAGCAGCTCAGAAGGAGTGAGGAACGTCTCAATCGGGCGCAGGAAATCGCGTCTTTCGGCAGCTTTGAACGAGATTTGAAGACTGGCATAGGGCACTGGTCCCAAGGGTTGCGGATGCTGCTGGGGTATCCCTGCGATGCCGAAACTCCCCCATTTCAAGATTTTGTCGAAAGGATTCACCCGGAAGATCTTGATATGTATCTCGAAGGATTGAATTCACTGAGTCCTGAAACACCTTACCAGATCGTGGAAATTCGCTTCAGGCCTTTTGACAATGGCGAATATCGCTATGCGTACAGTTGGTACTGTTCGGAGTACGATGACAATGGGGTTCCTCTCAAACGGCTTGGTGTCATCCAGGATATTACAGGCAGAAAAAAGATAGAAGCCGAGCTGCATCAGGCCAAGACGCGGGCAGAGGAAGCAAATCGGGCCAAAAGCGAATTTCTGGCCAATATGAGCCACGAACTGAGAACTCCGTTGAACGGGGCCATGGGGATGCTGCAACTGCTCGGTATGGAAGACCTTGATGCCGAGCACCGGGAATATGTGGAAACAGCCCTGACATCATGCCGGAATCTGACCCAACTTCTGAGTGATATTCTTGATCTTTCCAAAGTTGAAGCAGGAAAGATGGAACTCGTTTCCGAGCGTTTTTTTCTCGGTGAAGTCCTTCAGTCCGTGCAGGAGACCTTTGCGTATGTGGCAGAGGAAAAAAAGGTGGCCTTCGAGTTCGAACAGGCTGCCGATGCTCCGGGATGTGTGGAGGGTGATCCTGCCCGGCTGCGTCAGATCCTTTTCAACCTGGTTGGCAATGCGCTCAAGTTTACGAGTCAGGGCTTTGTCCGTGTTGAGGTCTCTCCTGTCTCGGAAATATGTTCGGGAGAGTGCCGGGTGCTCTTCTCAGTGGTCGATACGGGCATTGGTATCGCCGATGACATGATAGACAAGGTCTTTGGAGCATTTACCCAAGTGGATGGTGCGTCTACACGACAATTTCAGGGAACCGGCCTGGGCTTGCATATTGTCAAACGTTTGGCAGAGCTCATGGGTGGACATATCTGTGTGGAAAGCGAGAAAGGGCGGGGGACATCCATCCATTTTGTCCTCACCTTCAAAATGATGGAGTCGGAATCGAATGCTTGCATCCTCAATCCCGTGGAAGCATATGCTCCTTTGGAGCACGGCAGGCATATCCTGGTCGCCGAGGATGAACGAACTAACAGGATAGCCATTTGCAAGTTTCTGGAGCGGCTTGGGCATCATGTTCAATGGGTTGCAGATGGCGAACAGGCATTGCTCAAACTGGCCGAAGATGACTTCGATTTGATTCTCATGGATATTCAGATGCCGAAGCTGAACGGGATCGAAGCGACACGCCGTATCCGTCAAGGGAGCCACCTTGGTCGGAAACAGCATATTCCCATTGTGGCGCTCACGGCCCATGCCATGAGTGGCGATAGGGAACTCTTCCTTCGGGAAGGGATGGATGACTACTTGGCCAAACCTGTGGATATTCAGGAACTGGAGCAGATTTTGGCCCGTCTTCTGGGCAAGAGCGAGACGCTCACGAGATAA
- a CDS encoding glycosyltransferase family protein: MRIVFYCQHVLGVGHVFRSLEIIKGLKDHEVIMVTGGAEVDFDPPAHMTHIQLPGLMMTPDFKNFIPLEEGVTDVEDVLTRRLAQFKEIMRKYRPDIFLVELFPFGRKKFRFELLPILEGVGFNSWGPCKAVCSVRDILVEKDDMQRQVNRVHAMLNPNFDCVLVHSDPALVTLDETFPGVEGIRPPVHYTGYVARKPAPGAGAALRQELALGDTSLIVASVGGGHIGSNLLQATLAASPLVNRTHPHHLCIFTGPYATDKDFAEYQAIAADHDWITVKRFTKRFPDYLDAADLSISLGGYNTTMNLLATGTYGLMYPFLQNREQRMRTTRLQDRGIVTMLLDNDLDSTILAGHITSGLDRIPQPHGLYLDGGEKSARILEDLVRTDGKYKEKASTTRFSG; this comes from the coding sequence ATGCGTATTGTTTTCTACTGTCAGCACGTCCTCGGAGTCGGCCATGTTTTCCGCAGCCTGGAGATCATCAAGGGACTCAAGGACCACGAGGTCATCATGGTTACAGGTGGAGCCGAAGTGGACTTTGATCCGCCTGCGCACATGACCCATATTCAACTGCCAGGCCTGATGATGACTCCGGACTTCAAGAATTTCATTCCCCTTGAGGAAGGCGTGACGGATGTGGAAGACGTGCTGACCCGCCGCCTGGCACAGTTCAAGGAAATCATGCGGAAATACAGGCCGGATATATTTCTGGTGGAACTTTTTCCCTTCGGGCGCAAAAAATTCCGATTCGAACTGCTCCCCATCCTGGAAGGCGTTGGCTTCAACTCATGGGGACCATGCAAGGCAGTCTGCTCCGTCCGTGACATCCTTGTGGAAAAGGACGACATGCAACGACAGGTCAACCGCGTTCACGCCATGCTCAATCCCAATTTCGACTGTGTGCTCGTACATTCCGACCCCGCCCTCGTCACCCTTGATGAAACCTTCCCCGGCGTCGAAGGCATCCGCCCCCCTGTCCACTACACAGGTTACGTGGCCCGCAAACCTGCGCCCGGAGCCGGAGCAGCGCTCAGGCAGGAGCTTGCTCTTGGCGACACCTCCCTGATCGTGGCCAGTGTCGGCGGCGGTCACATCGGCAGCAACCTGCTTCAGGCAACCCTCGCTGCGTCGCCCCTGGTCAACCGCACCCATCCGCACCATCTCTGTATTTTTACCGGTCCCTATGCCACGGACAAGGACTTTGCCGAATATCAGGCCATTGCCGCCGATCACGATTGGATCACCGTCAAACGCTTTACCAAACGATTTCCGGACTACCTTGACGCTGCAGATCTTTCCATCTCCCTTGGCGGCTATAATACCACCATGAATCTACTCGCCACCGGGACTTACGGTCTCATGTACCCTTTCCTCCAAAATCGGGAACAACGCATGCGCACCACCCGGCTCCAGGACCGCGGCATCGTCACCATGTTGCTGGATAACGACCTCGACTCAACCATCCTGGCCGGACACATAACCTCTGGCCTGGATCGCATTCCCCAGCCTCACGGGCTTTATCTCGATGGCGGTGAAAAAAGCGCCCGGATTCTGGAAGACCTGGTCCGCACGGACGGGAAGTATAAGGAGAAGGCGTCTACGACACGATTCAGCGGATGA